The DNA region TTTTATAAATGAACTGATGAGGTGAATAGCATGCCAGAAGCTGAAGGGAGAACTTACAATTTTTCGGATGAAAGTGCGATAGAAACTGATGTTTTAGAAACTATACAATTCGAGAACAAAGATGGGGAGATCGTTAAGTACGAAACTGACGAATTTTCAGCAGTTTGCCCTTTTTCTGGATTGCCAGATATTGCAAAGATCTCCATTGAATACATTCCCACAAATAAGATCGTGGAATTGAAATCTCTGAAATACTATTTCATATCCTTTAGAAACGTTGGGATTTACCAAGAAAGAGCAACTCAAAGAATATTCGACGATCTTTATGATCTGTTAAAACCAAGATGGATGAAAATTACGGTGATCTACAACACAAGAGGTGGCATAGATGCTACGACGATCATAGAAAAAGGAGAGAAAGAAAAGAAATGAATTCATCTAAGCAAAAGAAAATCACTCCTCTCTACGTTGGATTAGCGGTATCTTTTGTTGCATGTTTGTTGGTGGCTAACGTTACGGCAGGAAGACTCGTGAACTTTTGGGGAATCACCTTGCCGGGTGCCGTTTTGATATTCCCCATCTCTTACATATTTGGTGATATATTAACCGAAGTATATGGGTTCAAGAGATCACGACTTGTTATATGGTTGGGCTTAGGAGCAAACGTTTTTATGGCGCTTTTTTTCTTACTTGTCAACGCTTTGCCGGCACCTATTTGGTGGCAATCGCAAGCGAAATCTTACAGCCTTGTCTTGGGACTAGCGCCAAGAGCCGTGTTGGCTTCTATTACTGCTTATTTCATAGGAGAGTATTTGAACTCCATGGTGCTAAGCAAGATGAAAATACTTACCAAAGGAAAATGGTTGTGGACAAGAACGATAGGTTCAACTGTCGTAGGGGAAGGTGCCGATACGACAATTTTCATCACGATCGCTTTTGCTGGCCTTATGTCAACGCATAACCTCTTGTTTCTTATGATGGCACAATATCTCTTCAAGGTGATATATGAAGTAATTGCAACACCTTTAACTTACTTTGTTGTCTTCAAAGTGAAAAAGATAGAAGGCATAGACACATACGATTACGGAGAAAAATACAATCCACTTGGATTGAAGATCGATTAGAAACTTTCATAATAACCCCCGATGTGCGTTAAAAATCAGTACGAAAAGGTGATCGTTGAAAATATTTATCGAACACATGCCAGCACGGATTCACTCTTTTATCCATCTTACGACTCAAAAAACGAGGCACGCTCAGACACTCGTCCATGAGTGCTTCGCTTTCTCAACACATCCGTGTGTTTCCCAACCTCGTTTTTAGAGTCTTCAGATGGCGAGTTCATAAGTGCTGGCAAGTGTTTCAATAAAGGAGAAGGGGAAGAAGAAAAAACTCTGTTATTTCGCATCTTGTATGGCGTCTTCATATGTTTTGACAGAAACTTCAAAAAAGGAAAGAGTAAAAGCGAAAAAATCCAAGAATTACGGCCCTGTATTTTTGCCGAATAGGAAGCTCAAATATATATTTTGGAGCTTAGAGAAACTCCTATTTGCCAGCCTTTACTCGTTCTTCATTTTTTACGACGCACCGTTTACTGCTCACTGTTAACTTTTTACTTATCACTATTCATTACATGTAGGTACTTGACAGCCTTTTTAAACGGTGTTATACTAAAGGGAGCGGAGTAGAAATTACTCGCAGGGTGGATTGGGGGACGCGATGTCCCCTAATTTGTTATTAAGCTTAATTTTTCTTCAGAATTTCTTCTTGAGAAACCTATTCTTTTGTCTTTTATCTCTCTTCAAAAACAGAGTTAAATATTTTGAAAATTAGGTAAAACCAGGAAAGACAAAGGAAAACCCTCTTGAGTATCATAGTCATATCTGTCATATAAATAGAAATAGAAGTTGACGAACGGAGAACCATTTTGGCAAGAAGTTATAGTTGTCCTATAATTGGAACGGTTGTTTTAGATCAAGTTAGAGAGAAATGGAAAGGAGAATTGAAATGTTAAAGGGAATTCCAGAGGTTTTATCGCCTCAACTTCTTAAGATACTCGATGAGATGGGCCATGGAGATGAAATTCTTCTTGCAGATGCAAACTATCCCGTTGAATCAGCTGGAATGAAAAATGGCTCTTACGTTGTAAGAGCAGATGGAATTGGAATGGTTGAAATATTAGAAGCTATTTTAAAACTCTTTCCATTGGACACCTTTTCGGATTACAACATCGCCTTAATGACCCCGGAAAAAGGGGAGCCCGAAATATGGAAAGAATACGAAAAGATTTTTATCTCTTCATCCGAAGAGGTAAAATTCAAAAAGTTTTCACGTTTTGAATTTTATGATTTGGCCGCTAAATCGTATGCAATAGTGGCAACTGGAGAACGTGCTTTGTATGCAAATATAATAATGAAAAAAGGTGTTATAAAATGAAATTTTACATCGATGAAGCAAACGTTGCATCTATCCAAACTATATTCAAGTTGGGGATTTTTTCTGGTATAACAACCAACCCAACCATATTGAAAAACAACGGAGGTTCTCCTCTTCAAACGATAAAATCCCTCTTAGAGAAATTCGAAGGAGACGTGTTTGTCCAGTGTACAAGTGAAGATGTCTCGGATATTGTAAAAGAGGGTAAGGCGTTGAACAGTCTTGAACCTAAAAAGGTGATCCTAAAAATACCCTTTTATCCAGATGGAATAAGGGCGGCAAAAACGCTTGTGGATAAAGGCATTCGCGTCACTTTAACTGGTATTCATACGTTCTCTCAGACTGTCGTTTCCTCTGTTGTTGGCGTCGATTACATAGCTC from Mesoaciditoga lauensis cd-1655R = DSM 25116 includes:
- a CDS encoding queuosine precursor transporter, giving the protein MNSSKQKKITPLYVGLAVSFVACLLVANVTAGRLVNFWGITLPGAVLIFPISYIFGDILTEVYGFKRSRLVIWLGLGANVFMALFFLLVNALPAPIWWQSQAKSYSLVLGLAPRAVLASITAYFIGEYLNSMVLSKMKILTKGKWLWTRTIGSTVVGEGADTTIFITIAFAGLMSTHNLLFLMMAQYLFKVIYEVIATPLTYFVVFKVKKIEGIDTYDYGEKYNPLGLKID
- a CDS encoding transaldolase family protein produces the protein MKFYIDEANVASIQTIFKLGIFSGITTNPTILKNNGGSPLQTIKSLLEKFEGDVFVQCTSEDVSDIVKEGKALNSLEPKKVILKIPFYPDGIRAAKTLVDKGIRVTLTGIHTFSQTVVSSVVGVDYIAPYVNRMENGGISIETVLKMQKFLEDEKSKTKIIAASFKNLQQLEKVMSYNVYAVTAPVALYKLLFENALTEKAIRNFNSDWKQIDKKEWVI
- the queF gene encoding preQ(1) synthase encodes the protein MPEAEGRTYNFSDESAIETDVLETIQFENKDGEIVKYETDEFSAVCPFSGLPDIAKISIEYIPTNKIVELKSLKYYFISFRNVGIYQERATQRIFDDLYDLLKPRWMKITVIYNTRGGIDATTIIEKGEKEKK
- a CDS encoding RbsD/FucU family protein, translated to MLKGIPEVLSPQLLKILDEMGHGDEILLADANYPVESAGMKNGSYVVRADGIGMVEILEAILKLFPLDTFSDYNIALMTPEKGEPEIWKEYEKIFISSSEEVKFKKFSRFEFYDLAAKSYAIVATGERALYANIIMKKGVIK